In Oligoflexia bacterium, a genomic segment contains:
- a CDS encoding diguanylate cyclase, translating into MRAIEKKTRILVVDDETSNVELMTEALEREGYHVASANTGEDGLHKLKAWSPQLVLLDINMPGMSGLKTLEQIRKMPDHDYIAVIFVSANLTTEDIVVGLDQGADDYLVKPFRIAELLARVRSKIRIKNLHDQLHRAMKRLEGMVDTDDLTGLFNMRSLYQKLDVELLRAKRYRKQISCIMMDVDNFKNVNDDNDHLFGSWVLTEIAKIIRSNTRAIDIAARYGGDEYLLILPETDLPGAERLAERIRKTIEATVFSQEKQRAELTASFGIASFDCTKKEIPSKEFVRAADQLLFEAKKAGRNCLKTKTLT; encoded by the coding sequence ATGCGCGCCATCGAAAAGAAAACACGAATTTTAGTGGTTGATGACGAAACAAGTAATGTGGAACTCATGACTGAGGCTCTCGAACGAGAGGGTTATCATGTTGCCTCGGCTAATACAGGCGAAGATGGGTTACACAAACTCAAGGCTTGGTCACCCCAACTTGTTCTACTAGACATCAATATGCCTGGCATGAGTGGCCTTAAAACTTTAGAGCAAATCCGAAAAATGCCTGACCACGATTACATTGCGGTCATTTTCGTTTCTGCAAATCTCACAACTGAAGACATTGTGGTTGGCCTGGATCAAGGTGCAGATGATTACCTTGTTAAACCGTTTCGCATTGCCGAATTACTTGCGCGGGTAAGATCAAAAATCAGAATTAAAAATCTTCATGACCAGCTACATCGAGCAATGAAGCGTTTAGAGGGAATGGTCGACACTGACGACCTAACAGGGCTTTTTAATATGCGCTCGCTCTATCAAAAATTAGATGTGGAGCTTTTACGAGCGAAGCGTTATCGCAAGCAAATTTCTTGCATCATGATGGATGTGGATAACTTCAAAAACGTAAACGATGATAATGATCATCTCTTTGGAAGTTGGGTTTTAACGGAAATTGCAAAAATTATTCGCTCTAACACAAGAGCTATTGATATTGCTGCGCGCTATGGGGGCGATGAGTATTTACTCATATTACCCGAGACAGATCTTCCAGGTGCAGAGCGCCTTGCAGAAAGAATTCGAAAGACCATCGAAGCCACCGTCTTTTCACAAGAAAAACAACGAGCCGAGCTTACAGCTAGTTTTGGTATAGCAAGTTTTGATTGTACAAAAAAAGAAATTCCATCT